The following is a genomic window from Fusarium verticillioides 7600 chromosome 5, whole genome shotgun sequence.
TGGTATTATGCGTTCGGCAAGTTACGATACAGACTTTTAGAGTGGCATTTTGATTTCAAAATAGCCCGAGTGCAATCTTTTTGTCTATTGCCTCGATTCTAGGTAGATAATCAATGAAGTCATCAAGTCATGAAACTCGGTGGTCTACTTGAAGTCACATGATGCTGGAGTTCCGCCGAAAATAATCCGAAAGAGCCCTAATTTTGCTCCCACAGAATTACCTTTCTTTTTGGAGCTGAGGACTCGAGTCATACTGATTCTTTTCCCCCTTCAAGCGCAGGATTCGACTTCTTTGCGACAAAAACACCACGGTCCCTTTTCAGACACAAAaatccattccattccattcgCAATGGCTCCTCAGGCAGTACGTACATGACATCGCTATGCTGTTAGGCCCTCTCCCGTAGCGTATTGTATCGCATCGAGGAGAGGAGCCGTATAAGAATGCAGTAGGCTAAGGTCATTTTTCAACAGAAGAAGTCGGGCAAGGCCcagaagcagaccaagaaggtaCGCGAGATCCAGCTCCAGGTCGACATTTGACTCAATGACGACGACTACGACTGCGACTGCGACGACGATTTCACGTggcacagacacagacaccTCCCCACGAGGGACACAATCGCTAACTGATCCTGCCAGTACATCATCGATGCTTCTCAGCCTGCCAGCGACAAGATCTTCGACGTCTCCGCCTTTGAGAAGTTCCTCCAGGACCGTATCAAGGTCGAGGGCCGCACCAACAACCTCGGCGACAACGTTGTTGTCAAGCAGACCGGTGAGGGCAAGATCGAGATCACCGCCCACAATGAGCTCTCTGGTCGCTACCTCAAGTACCTGTACGTCTCTGTTTGAAGTGAAGTACGGTGATGGGAtgcacatcacatcacatcacatcgcatGACCCAGCAAGATGCTAACTGTGAGCAGGACCAAgaagttcctcaagaagcagcagctccgTGACTGGCTCCGTGTCGTTTCCACCTCCCGAGGTGTCTACGagctcaagttcttcaacgtCGTTAACGACGAGGctgacgaggacgacgagtAAACGAATCAATTTGCATTGCATCGGCGCAGGAATGGATTGGTGAATTGGGACAGGGGGTAACAAAAAGTTTCTTCAAGGACTCGGCCAATAGACCCAGCCATTTTATGTGGCACTCTTTGCGGTGTTCATATTCTTGCTCTCTTCCCAATACCTGAGTGATGTAAATGCCGAATTTGTGAACtgacttgaagatgatgctgtcgggtatgtatgtatgtttGTTGCGTGCCATCATCGTATTCTTCTCGTGTTAGCGCCTCCTCATGGCAACGATCTCATGACACCCTCAAATGCAACCAACGCCATGGCATTTGCCGGAAACGCCCTCAGAAAACATGGAACAAATCCT
Proteins encoded in this region:
- a CDS encoding 50S ribosomal protein L22e, producing the protein MAPQAKKSGKAQKQTKKYIIDASQPASDKIFDVSAFEKFLQDRIKVEGRTNNLGDNVVVKQTGEGKIEITAHNELSGRYLKYLTKKFLKKQQLRDWLRVVSTSRGVYELKFFNVVNDEADEDDE